The following coding sequences lie in one Sedimentibacter sp. MB35-C1 genomic window:
- a CDS encoding ATP-dependent RecD-like DNA helicase has translation METLKGTIAETIFRNDENGYTVAMMECENEVITITGIFGTDIAGEMLEIYGKRVTHPKYGEQFQVDMYTALLPSDLDKIENYLSSGLIKGIGSYTAKKIVEAFKEDTFNIIQNNPGRLTEIDGIGEKKADMIAKSFAEQSDIKEIMMFLQDHDISTSYSIKIYKQYGKNTINVIRENPYRLSEDIYGIGFKLADKIAESLGVEKISPFRISSGARYVLMDFASRGHTYAPYNMFLNNTASLLGISCDLVEDEIRNMAFTGKIHIETINNERVVYYIPYHTAEVSVCKDLITLSRADFNLTEGDAFSYLNSIEDESSIVLSEKQREAVIQSVINGVTVVTGGPGTGKTTIIRSMIKIFERMNKKVMLCAPTGRAAKRITESTDREAKTIHRMLEYAYGEDESSLSFNKNEDSPLDCDVVIVDEMSMVDILLMNNLLKALKRKTRLVLVGDVDQLPSVGAGNVLSDIINSNTIKFIRLDTIFRQSAGSMIVQNAHAINKGLMPIYNKKDTDFFFMREKSRIDIAELIVDLYSNRLPIKYNLDSLKDIQILSPMKKGDVGVIELNKKIQANVNPPSKFKKEKAFGTYTFRVGDKVMQIKNNYQSEWKICSDGREITGEGVYNGDIGYIIFIDEDNQELTVQFDEEKEVVYPFNQLDELILAYATTVHKSQGSEFPVVIMPVVWGPPMLLTRNLFYTAITRAKKLVVLVGIEKYMQEMINNSKIDKRYSALDYRLHSSLETYNLLSEGIIEI, from the coding sequence ATGGAAACACTAAAGGGAACAATAGCAGAGACAATTTTTCGCAATGATGAAAACGGATATACAGTTGCAATGATGGAGTGCGAAAACGAAGTTATTACAATAACAGGAATTTTCGGAACTGACATTGCGGGAGAAATGTTAGAAATATACGGGAAAAGAGTAACTCACCCAAAATATGGCGAGCAATTTCAAGTTGATATGTACACCGCTCTTCTGCCATCTGACTTGGATAAAATTGAAAATTACCTGAGCTCTGGGTTAATTAAGGGTATAGGCAGTTACACTGCCAAAAAAATAGTTGAAGCATTTAAAGAAGATACTTTTAATATAATACAAAATAACCCCGGCAGGCTGACTGAAATAGACGGAATAGGCGAAAAAAAAGCGGACATGATTGCAAAAAGCTTTGCCGAACAATCAGATATAAAAGAAATAATGATGTTTTTACAAGATCATGATATAAGCACAAGCTATAGCATTAAAATATATAAGCAATACGGCAAAAACACAATTAATGTAATCAGAGAAAACCCTTACAGATTATCAGAGGACATTTACGGCATAGGTTTCAAACTGGCAGATAAAATTGCGGAATCTCTGGGCGTAGAAAAAATTTCCCCGTTTAGAATATCTTCCGGAGCAAGATATGTGCTCATGGATTTTGCTTCGAGAGGACACACATATGCACCATACAATATGTTTCTCAACAACACCGCAAGTTTACTGGGAATCAGTTGTGATTTAGTGGAGGATGAAATTCGCAACATGGCGTTTACAGGTAAAATACACATAGAAACAATTAACAATGAACGTGTTGTATATTACATTCCCTACCACACGGCAGAAGTCAGTGTATGTAAAGATCTGATCACATTATCTAGAGCGGATTTTAACTTGACAGAGGGGGATGCTTTTTCATATTTAAACAGCATCGAGGATGAATCATCCATAGTACTTTCTGAGAAACAGCGTGAAGCGGTAATACAGTCTGTTATTAACGGTGTGACAGTAGTAACTGGCGGCCCTGGAACCGGAAAAACAACCATTATCAGATCAATGATAAAAATATTCGAAAGAATGAACAAAAAGGTTATGCTTTGTGCCCCTACAGGAAGAGCCGCAAAAAGAATCACGGAGTCAACAGACAGAGAAGCCAAGACAATACACCGAATGCTGGAATATGCATACGGTGAAGATGAGAGTAGCCTTTCATTCAATAAAAACGAAGATTCTCCCCTTGATTGTGACGTAGTTATTGTAGACGAGATGTCCATGGTGGATATTCTTTTGATGAACAACCTTCTGAAAGCACTCAAAAGAAAAACAAGACTGGTTCTTGTGGGTGATGTAGATCAGTTGCCATCTGTGGGTGCGGGCAACGTTTTGTCAGATATAATAAATTCCAACACCATTAAATTTATACGTCTTGATACAATATTCAGACAATCCGCAGGAAGCATGATTGTTCAAAACGCTCACGCAATCAACAAAGGCCTTATGCCTATTTATAATAAAAAGGACACTGACTTTTTCTTTATGAGAGAAAAAAGCCGCATTGATATAGCAGAACTGATTGTTGATTTATACAGTAACAGGCTTCCTATAAAGTACAATCTGGACTCCTTAAAAGACATTCAGATTCTTTCTCCCATGAAAAAAGGAGATGTAGGTGTAATTGAGCTGAACAAAAAAATACAAGCGAACGTAAATCCTCCATCGAAGTTTAAAAAAGAAAAAGCTTTTGGAACATATACTTTTCGTGTCGGAGACAAGGTTATGCAGATAAAAAACAACTATCAGTCCGAATGGAAAATTTGCAGCGACGGCAGGGAAATAACAGGTGAAGGAGTTTATAATGGCGACATAGGGTACATAATTTTTATTGATGAAGACAATCAGGAATTAACAGTTCAATTTGATGAAGAAAAAGAAGTTGTTTACCCGTTCAATCAGCTGGATGAGCTAATACTTGCCTATGCCACTACGGTTCATAAAAGCCAGGGAAGTGAGTTCCCAGTTGTAATAATGCCTGTTGTTTGGGGCCCTCCAATGCTTCTGACACGAAATTTATTTTATACAGCAATTACAAGAGCAAAAAAGCTTGTAGTGTTGGTAGGCATTGAAAAATACATGCAAGAAATGATTAACAACAGTAAAATTGACAAGCGTTATTCGGCACTAGATTACAGACTTCATTCTTCATTAGAAACATACAATCTGTTATCGGAGGGTATTATTGAAATATGA
- a CDS encoding ComF family protein, whose protein sequence is MNSYAESFLELIYPEKNTCFICETYDEKINDKYICSDCEKKIKKIIHPACSKCCKPIDFDSFDGLCRECRNSDRYFETSRSPYAYEGIIKKAIYSYKYYNKSYFFKFFGNCLVDYMKDTNYAYFDFIASVPIHPSKMRKRGYNQSELIARYIASRLCIPYVDALKRTKKTLKQSGQKKEDRRKNLRNAFTVKKSAQKIINSTILLVDDIYTTGSTVDECSKALIKYGAEKVYIITIAR, encoded by the coding sequence ATGAACTCATACGCAGAATCCTTCTTAGAGCTTATTTATCCAGAAAAAAACACGTGTTTTATCTGTGAAACATACGATGAGAAGATAAATGACAAATACATTTGCTCAGACTGCGAAAAAAAAATTAAGAAAATAATTCATCCTGCATGCAGTAAATGTTGCAAGCCTATTGATTTTGACTCTTTTGACGGGCTGTGCAGAGAGTGCCGAAACTCAGACAGATATTTTGAAACGTCACGTTCTCCCTACGCATATGAAGGTATTATAAAAAAAGCCATATACAGCTATAAATACTACAATAAATCATATTTTTTTAAATTCTTTGGAAATTGCCTCGTAGATTACATGAAAGATACAAATTACGCCTATTTTGATTTTATTGCTTCTGTTCCTATCCATCCGTCTAAAATGAGGAAACGAGGATACAATCAGTCAGAACTAATAGCAAGATACATAGCTTCCAGACTATGCATACCCTATGTGGATGCGCTAAAACGCACTAAAAAGACATTGAAGCAAAGCGGGCAAAAAAAGGAAGACAGAAGAAAAAACCTTAGAAATGCCTTTACCGTCAAAAAATCCGCACAAAAAATTATCAACAGTACGATTCTATTGGTTGATGACATATACACAACCGGATCCACTGTTGATGAATGCTCTAAAGCTCTAATTAAGTACGGAGCAGAAAAAGTCTATATAATTACAATAGCCAGATAA
- a CDS encoding 5-formyltetrahydrofolate cyclo-ligase → MENKNEFRKRILKIRNNMDHEDASVKSTVIMNKLMATDEYKNSKVVFVYMSFKNEVMTYDLINKMLAENKRVIIPYTDVKNTVIIPSEIKSMDDLVLSPFGYYEPVYEKIRLVEPEEFDLIVVPGVVFDKQHNRIGFGKGYYDRILCRKKRGSAAVAVAYEFQVLDKVPSEPHDVKMDMIITEENIYKR, encoded by the coding sequence ATGGAAAATAAAAACGAATTTAGAAAAAGAATTTTAAAAATAAGAAACAACATGGACCATGAGGATGCATCTGTTAAAAGTACAGTAATTATGAACAAGCTTATGGCAACAGATGAGTATAAGAACAGCAAGGTTGTATTTGTGTATATGAGCTTTAAAAATGAAGTTATGACATATGATTTGATAAATAAAATGCTTGCTGAAAACAAAAGAGTCATAATACCATATACAGACGTAAAAAACACTGTAATTATTCCCTCGGAAATTAAAAGCATGGATGATCTTGTTTTGAGTCCGTTCGGATATTATGAGCCGGTGTATGAAAAAATCAGGCTCGTAGAGCCGGAGGAATTTGACTTGATAGTTGTTCCGGGAGTTGTGTTTGACAAGCAGCATAATCGCATCGGATTCGGTAAGGGCTACTATGACAGAATTCTGTGCCGAAAAAAAAGAGGTTCTGCAGCTGTGGCTGTGGCATATGAATTTCAGGTACTTGACAAAGTTCCGTCGGAGCCTCATGATGTCAAAATGGATATGATTATTACTGAAGAAAATATATATAAACGTTAG
- a CDS encoding site-2 protease family protein — protein MNYLLTKLLILPGILLGISIHEFSHGYAAVLMGDDTPITQGRLTLNPIKHIDPLGFLCLLLFGFGWAKPVMINRRNFKDPRRDDALVALAGPAANLLVAFLFVGLMKVTDMFMPYTVTTQILWEILRSTVSINLVLMAFNLIPIPPLDGHHILGSIGGARVWNFYYKYYDQLRFAMLLLIIFRGIGFVIGPVINFMYSFLISIFF, from the coding sequence ATGAATTATTTATTGACAAAATTATTGATTTTACCGGGTATTCTACTTGGAATTTCAATACATGAATTTTCACACGGGTATGCTGCTGTGCTTATGGGAGATGATACCCCTATCACGCAGGGCCGGTTGACGCTTAATCCTATTAAGCACATAGACCCCTTGGGATTTTTGTGTTTGCTCTTGTTTGGGTTCGGGTGGGCAAAGCCTGTTATGATAAACAGAAGAAATTTTAAAGATCCAAGAAGAGACGATGCCTTGGTGGCGCTTGCAGGACCTGCTGCTAATTTATTGGTGGCCTTCTTGTTTGTTGGACTTATGAAGGTTACTGATATGTTTATGCCATATACTGTTACAACTCAAATATTGTGGGAGATACTTAGGAGTACAGTTTCAATTAATCTTGTGCTTATGGCGTTTAACCTGATACCCATACCTCCTCTTGACGGCCATCATATTTTAGGGAGCATAGGCGGAGCAAGAGTCTGGAATTTTTATTATAAATATTATGATCAGCTGAGATTTGCTATGCTTTTGCTGATAATATTCAGGGGTATAGGATTTGTTATAGGCCCTGTCATAAATTTTATGTATAGCTTTTTAATATCAATATTTTTTTAG
- a CDS encoding hemolysin family protein has protein sequence MLQVILILVNAIFASAEIAVISMNDNRMAKMALEGDKRAIKLTKLTLQPSYFLSVIQVGITLAGFFGSAFAADNFASRLTNLLLRMGVNLPASTLNTLSVVIITLILSYFTLVFGELVPKRVGMKNAEKLALLMSGMLFSISKFFSPLVWLLTASTNGVLRLIGIDPNSEDEEVTEEDIRMMVDVGSEKGSINANEKEMIQNVFEFDNKTAEEVMTHRTEVDILWLDETDEEWAQKITKSRHTRYPVCDGSADNIIGVANVKDYFRLADKSRENVMDKAVKAAYYVPETVRTDVLFQNMKKTRNHFAVVFDEYGGMSGVITMNDLLEQIVGNFDDDYLNPEPPSIEKLDNDTWKIKGSAYLEDVSKQLGIRLPDEDFDTFGGLVFGVLGIIPEDGSTMELDEYGLKIKVTEIKGRRLETAIVYKSPDSTDYED, from the coding sequence ATGTTACAGGTAATTCTGATTCTTGTAAATGCGATTTTTGCATCTGCCGAAATAGCGGTTATATCTATGAATGATAACAGAATGGCAAAAATGGCACTTGAGGGAGACAAGCGCGCTATTAAGCTTACAAAGCTGACTTTACAGCCATCTTATTTCCTTTCTGTAATACAGGTTGGAATTACATTGGCCGGGTTTTTTGGAAGCGCATTTGCGGCAGATAACTTTGCCAGCAGATTGACAAATTTGCTTTTGAGAATGGGTGTAAATTTACCGGCTTCAACATTAAACACATTGTCAGTTGTTATAATCACCTTGATTTTATCTTACTTTACGCTTGTATTCGGTGAGCTTGTACCGAAAAGAGTCGGAATGAAGAATGCGGAGAAACTTGCTTTACTTATGTCAGGGATGCTATTTTCCATATCTAAGTTTTTTTCGCCTCTTGTTTGGCTGTTAACTGCTTCAACTAACGGAGTATTAAGGCTTATCGGTATAGATCCGAATTCTGAAGATGAAGAAGTTACAGAAGAGGATATAAGAATGATGGTTGATGTTGGGAGTGAAAAAGGCTCCATTAATGCCAACGAAAAAGAAATGATTCAAAATGTATTTGAATTTGATAATAAAACAGCTGAAGAAGTAATGACACACAGAACCGAAGTAGATATTTTATGGCTTGATGAAACTGATGAAGAGTGGGCGCAAAAAATTACAAAGAGCAGGCATACAAGGTATCCTGTTTGCGATGGGAGTGCTGACAACATTATAGGTGTCGCTAATGTAAAGGATTATTTCAGATTAGCAGACAAATCCAGGGAAAATGTTATGGACAAAGCTGTTAAAGCAGCTTACTATGTACCTGAAACTGTTAGGACAGACGTACTGTTTCAGAACATGAAAAAGACTAGGAATCATTTTGCGGTTGTATTTGATGAATATGGAGGGATGAGTGGGGTTATTACAATGAATGACCTTTTGGAGCAGATAGTTGGAAACTTTGATGATGATTATTTAAACCCAGAACCTCCGTCAATAGAAAAACTAGATAATGACACATGGAAAATAAAGGGATCTGCTTACTTGGAGGATGTTTCAAAGCAACTTGGAATAAGGCTTCCAGATGAGGATTTTGACACTTTTGGAGGACTAGTGTTCGGCGTGCTTGGAATAATTCCCGAAGATGGGAGCACAATGGAGCTTGACGAATACGGGCTCAAAATAAAGGTTACTGAAATTAAGGGAAGAAGGCTTGAAACTGCAATAGTATATAAATCTCCGGATTCTACCGACTATGAAGATTGA
- a CDS encoding DUF5317 family protein — MFLEALILGIVVGLIRRGKISRLNYVSFSGKPFIYIAALLYLAIIVMNLGLFDYNSSLYSVFLLLAYILSALFLISNISMKFMVIPLVGLGLNLLVFLANRFKFPLAADAAARLYGTEMHDLLISGKILFFTPADGASLHFLGNIITIGNWIIVSVGDIISAIGVVLVVQAVISDKFIQTRNRITFSKDIFK, encoded by the coding sequence ATGTTTCTTGAAGCCTTAATTTTGGGAATAGTTGTGGGTTTAATACGAAGAGGAAAAATTTCAAGGCTGAATTATGTGAGTTTTAGCGGAAAACCTTTTATATACATAGCAGCACTCTTATATCTTGCGATTATAGTTATGAATCTTGGCCTCTTTGATTATAATTCATCGTTATATTCCGTCTTCCTTTTATTGGCTTATATTTTATCAGCATTGTTTTTAATTTCAAATATCAGCATGAAATTTATGGTTATACCCTTGGTTGGATTAGGCCTTAATTTACTGGTTTTTTTAGCAAACCGATTTAAATTTCCACTGGCTGCAGATGCAGCAGCAAGACTGTACGGAACTGAAATGCATGACCTTTTAATCAGCGGAAAGATATTGTTCTTTACTCCTGCCGATGGTGCATCATTACATTTTTTAGGAAACATAATAACTATCGGAAACTGGATTATTGTCAGTGTGGGAGATATTATTTCCGCTATTGGCGTTGTATTGGTTGTTCAGGCAGTTATATCAGATAAATTTATACAAACCAGAAACAGAATTACCTTTTCAAAAGATATTTTCAAATAA
- a CDS encoding SPFH domain-containing protein: MGFIGTIILVVIVIALIATNIRIVPQAHAFVVERLGAYQTTWSVGIHVKMPLLDKIAKKVILKEQVIDFAPQPVITKDNVTMQIDTVVFFQITDPKFYTYGVDRPMSAIENLSATTLRNIIGDLELDQTLTSREIINTKMRQVLDDATDPWGIKINRVEVKNIIPPKEIQNAMEKQMKAEREKRESILIAEGQKNAAILVSQGKKESLILEAEAEKQAAILKAEAKKEASIREAEGEAEAILNIQKATAEGLKMIKGVQLDKEVLTLKSFEAFEKAANGNATKIIVPSEIQGLAGLASALSEVSKEK, translated from the coding sequence ATGGGATTTATAGGTACAATAATTTTAGTTGTTATTGTTATAGCATTGATTGCAACAAATATCAGAATAGTGCCGCAGGCACATGCTTTTGTGGTAGAGCGCCTTGGCGCATACCAAACAACATGGAGTGTAGGGATACACGTAAAGATGCCATTACTAGATAAAATTGCAAAAAAAGTTATATTGAAAGAGCAGGTTATTGACTTTGCTCCTCAACCGGTTATTACAAAGGATAATGTTACGATGCAGATTGATACTGTAGTGTTTTTTCAGATAACAGATCCAAAATTCTATACTTACGGTGTAGATAGGCCTATGTCGGCAATAGAAAATCTCTCAGCAACCACATTGAGAAATATAATAGGAGATCTGGAGCTTGATCAAACTTTGACATCCAGAGAGATAATAAATACAAAAATGCGTCAGGTTTTGGATGATGCCACAGACCCATGGGGCATTAAAATAAACCGTGTTGAGGTTAAAAATATTATTCCTCCAAAAGAAATTCAGAATGCCATGGAAAAGCAGATGAAAGCAGAGAGAGAAAAAAGGGAATCTATACTTATCGCCGAAGGACAAAAAAATGCTGCTATTCTGGTTTCACAGGGTAAAAAGGAATCACTTATACTTGAAGCTGAAGCAGAGAAGCAAGCTGCCATATTAAAAGCAGAGGCTAAAAAGGAAGCTTCAATAAGAGAAGCCGAAGGTGAAGCTGAAGCAATTCTGAACATTCAGAAGGCAACGGCAGAGGGCTTGAAGATGATAAAGGGTGTACAACTTGACAAGGAAGTTTTAACGTTAAAGAGCTTTGAAGCATTTGAAAAGGCTGCAAACGGTAATGCAACAAAAATTATCGTGCCATCTGAGATTCAGGGGCTGGCCGGACTTGCAAGTGCACTAAGCGAAGTAAGTAAGGAAAAGTAA
- a CDS encoding NfeD family protein → MDFIGWAWLVVIAACVIIEASTMGLTTIWFAIGALVAWFVYLMNFDLHVQIVVFLIVSFASLLLTRPIAVKKLQVGKTRTNIDSLIGETAKVESTISNINGEGHVKLKGQIWSARSMDDEIIEKDELVVVKEIVGTKVIVKRK, encoded by the coding sequence ATGGATTTTATAGGTTGGGCGTGGCTTGTGGTAATTGCTGCGTGCGTAATTATTGAAGCTTCCACAATGGGTCTTACAACTATTTGGTTTGCTATTGGAGCCTTAGTTGCATGGTTTGTTTATTTAATGAATTTTGACCTTCATGTACAGATCGTGGTTTTTTTGATTGTGTCTTTTGCAAGTCTGCTTCTTACAAGGCCTATAGCTGTTAAAAAGCTGCAGGTAGGTAAAACCAGGACTAATATTGACAGCTTAATCGGAGAGACGGCAAAGGTGGAATCAACAATAAGCAACATAAACGGTGAAGGCCATGTAAAACTAAAGGGACAAATATGGTCTGCAAGATCGATGGATGATGAAATAATTGAAAAAGACGAACTTGTAGTCGTAAAAGAAATAGTAGGAACAAAAGTTATAGTAAAAAGAAAATAG
- a CDS encoding M23 family metallopeptidase — protein sequence MRKVYLTVLLTFTLFFASCSMAGGVSEIEIINLKNGEKTSVSGDSEIAKTILKAVKSKDKDYDEAEDLISYELIINKASGADYYNIHFDLNNEEAYISHDESTYKIDDKTASELFLDENFAYTYIASTLYNSFLDYNESRLNPNIKYDWTYKDIDGIFAKKKGEIRGDINTSPVKIGANDELDIAYEKVPDSQVVRVYSQGNIISTGTDIQSAVSSLTDDGEYTVESHAQWLQKEGSEFYGSQTLSFTVDVDNPASIEIVTKENYPGNILLVYIQNLNGDEKLSLSTEAVKTETEMYSYKEKSIFICPIDLYAQPGEYDVNVDIVGKAGDAYTISKSFTVISKSFKTQYLTVSDDMNDTNNDDTAIYEFLQLVKPARTESASEKLWEGTFIMPVEGELTTDFAEIRYVNNEQSSSRHSGIDIAAPLGTEVKAPNSGIVTFAMEGLLSPGNTVVIDHGMGIFTSYYHFDTIAVKKGQKVSKGDIIGTVGTTGFSTGPHLHYAVSIYNTYVNPYQVLSGIID from the coding sequence ATGAGGAAGGTATATTTAACGGTTTTATTGACTTTTACACTTTTTTTTGCAAGCTGCAGCATGGCTGGGGGTGTTTCTGAAATTGAAATAATTAATTTAAAAAACGGTGAAAAAACATCTGTTTCCGGTGACAGCGAAATTGCAAAGACAATTTTAAAGGCGGTAAAATCAAAAGATAAGGATTACGATGAAGCAGAAGATTTAATATCCTACGAGCTTATTATAAACAAAGCTTCCGGTGCCGATTATTATAATATACATTTTGATTTAAACAACGAAGAGGCATATATTTCACATGACGAAAGCACATACAAAATTGATGACAAAACAGCATCTGAATTATTTTTAGATGAAAACTTTGCTTACACATACATAGCATCCACATTGTATAATTCTTTTTTGGATTATAATGAAAGCAGGTTAAATCCTAACATTAAGTATGATTGGACATACAAAGATATTGATGGGATATTTGCAAAGAAAAAAGGAGAGATAAGAGGAGATATAAACACAAGTCCCGTAAAAATAGGGGCAAATGATGAGCTGGACATTGCTTATGAAAAGGTTCCGGACAGTCAGGTGGTTCGTGTATATTCTCAGGGAAATATTATAAGCACAGGTACAGATATACAAAGTGCTGTTAGCAGCCTTACTGATGACGGAGAATATACAGTTGAAAGTCATGCTCAGTGGCTGCAGAAGGAGGGCTCAGAATTTTACGGAAGTCAGACGTTAAGCTTTACTGTTGATGTAGACAATCCAGCAAGTATAGAGATTGTTACAAAGGAAAATTACCCGGGGAATATTCTGCTTGTCTATATTCAAAATTTAAATGGTGATGAAAAATTATCCTTATCGACAGAAGCCGTAAAAACAGAGACGGAAATGTACAGCTACAAGGAAAAAAGTATATTCATCTGCCCCATTGATCTATATGCTCAGCCGGGAGAATATGATGTTAATGTTGATATAGTAGGAAAGGCAGGGGATGCTTATACTATTTCAAAGAGCTTTACTGTAATAAGTAAATCTTTTAAAACTCAGTATCTTACGGTCTCTGACGATATGAACGATACAAATAATGATGATACTGCAATCTATGAGTTTTTACAGCTTGTCAAGCCTGCGAGAACAGAGTCTGCTTCGGAAAAGCTTTGGGAGGGTACATTTATTATGCCTGTTGAAGGAGAGCTCACGACCGATTTTGCCGAAATAAGGTATGTGAACAACGAACAGTCTTCATCAAGACATTCGGGGATTGATATCGCTGCTCCTTTGGGAACTGAGGTAAAGGCTCCCAACAGCGGAATTGTAACATTTGCAATGGAAGGGCTTTTGTCTCCGGGAAACACAGTTGTAATTGATCACGGTATGGGAATTTTTACATCTTATTATCATTTTGATACCATTGCAGTTAAAAAAGGGCAGAAAGTATCAAAAGGAGATATTATAGGGACAGTGGGTACGACTGGATTTTCAACAGGCCCGCACCTTCATTATGCAGTAAGCATTTATAATACTTATGTTAATCCATACCAGGTGCTTAGCGGAATAATAGATTAA
- a CDS encoding ABC transporter permease has product MNLFINFLIAAVFAGTPLLFGTIGEILNEKAGHLNLGVEGMMMMGACAGFMAGYMSDSLFIALIAAFMAGMLGALIYAVLTITFMADQNVTGLTLTIFGTGISNFAGEYMIVNSHTTSLKLPAQITMQLNNLNIPGLSDLPVLGKLLFNYNPFVYLGIVVAIICGLYLNHTKSGLNMRAIGENPAAADAAGIKVTKLKYINVLLGGGICGIGGAYCSMIINGGVWMSNSVNGLGWIAVALVIFASWSPVKAIFGSFIFGAFNVLKYYFPKTIITIPNAFYDMLPFVITALVLVITSIKKSKENSQPAGCGVNYYREER; this is encoded by the coding sequence ATGAACTTATTCATAAATTTTTTAATTGCCGCAGTATTTGCGGGAACGCCTCTTTTGTTCGGTACTATAGGAGAAATCTTGAATGAAAAGGCAGGACATTTGAATCTCGGTGTTGAAGGAATGATGATGATGGGAGCCTGCGCCGGATTTATGGCGGGATATATGAGTGACAGCCTGTTTATTGCACTTATAGCGGCGTTTATGGCAGGGATGTTGGGAGCTTTAATATATGCTGTACTGACCATAACTTTTATGGCAGATCAAAATGTTACAGGGCTTACTCTAACCATATTTGGAACAGGAATTTCGAATTTTGCAGGAGAGTATATGATAGTGAATTCACATACGACTTCACTTAAGCTTCCAGCACAGATTACAATGCAGCTTAACAATTTAAACATACCGGGGTTAAGCGACTTGCCAGTTTTAGGGAAGCTGCTGTTCAACTATAATCCTTTTGTATATTTGGGAATTGTGGTAGCAATTATTTGTGGTTTGTATTTAAATCACACTAAGTCCGGTCTCAACATGAGAGCCATAGGTGAGAATCCTGCAGCGGCGGATGCTGCCGGAATAAAAGTTACGAAGCTTAAGTATATTAATGTGCTTCTGGGCGGAGGAATATGTGGAATAGGAGGAGCATACTGCTCAATGATTATCAACGGAGGAGTGTGGATGAGCAACAGTGTTAACGGCCTTGGCTGGATAGCAGTAGCGCTTGTTATATTTGCTTCGTGGAGCCCTGTAAAAGCAATCTTTGGTTCGTTTATTTTTGGAGCGTTCAATGTTCTAAAATATTATTTTCCAAAAACAATAATTACAATACCAAATGCATTTTACGATATGCTTCCATTTGTAATAACTGCCCTTGTTCTTGTAATAACATCAATTAAAAAATCAAAAGAAAACTCTCAACCTGCCGGCTGCGGAGTGAACTATTACAGAGAAGAAAGATAA